Part of the Thalassoroseus pseudoceratinae genome, ATGAAGACGCCTATCGAGGATTTTGGCTCTGACTACGCGATCGGTAGAGAACCGAGTGCGGTATTCTGCCACTTCCTTAACTACTATTATCGGCAACCGAAGACTCTGCAGATGCTAAGCGAGTTGATTCAAGAAATTACCCCCCCTGGTAACAGGGAATCCACCTACGCGAATTAAGCATAAGTATGCAACTGTCTTTTAATAATGATGGCATGATGAGTCGAAGTCTAATGACAATAAAATCAGCGGGGATGCGTCCAGAGGAATATGACCGACTTCGTGAATTGCTTTGGTCTGCCTTTGAAAAACTAGTCCATGTGGTATGAGTATCCATGTAAGCCGGGCTTTGGTGAGATCGGTGCTTTCTGGGACAATGCACTAGTGTGAGTTGTCCGGAAGTTCTCAACAAGTGGAGGCTTACGATGAGGATTCTCGCGATTGATCTTGGCAAGACCAGCAGTGTGGCGTGTGTGTACGAGGTCGAGGATGCCACTCGACAATTCCGCCGGTTCCGAACGACTGGCCAGGCCCTTCAAAGCTTGGTGAATGACATTCGCCCCGATCGTATGGTGATTGAGATCTGTCCGATGGCTGGCTGGATTGCTGACTTGATCACCTCGATGGGCGTGGAGGTGCAGGTGGCAAACGTATCGGCACCGGCTTGGCGATGGAGCAACACCAGACGAAAAACAGAAGGGGATGACGCGCTTCGTCTGGCTCAGCTGTCGTCGCTCAACCAGTTGCCGCAAGTGGCCGTACCAGCACCACCGACGCGTCAGTGGCGGGCCATGATTCGATACCGTCATCAGTTGATTCAAAGACGAACACAAATCCGGAACCACATTCGGGCGTTGTTTGATCGACAGGGCCTGGCACTTCCCCGACGAACGGCGTGCTGGACTCAAGCGGGTATCGCTGCTCTTCGGACCTACGCCAAGAACTTCGAAGAAGTCGATATGGACGAGTTGTGGCGTGGTGAATTGGAGTGCGAACTCCAGGCACTCTCGGCCATCGAGGAATTAGTCAGCCAAGTTGAACAAAAGTTGGATGAAATCGAGCAACAGCAAGCGTCTTGCCGTCTGCTAAGAACCATTCCTGGTGTCGGCCCACGGCTCGCCGAGATCGTGGCAGCTGTTCTGGATGATCCGCGCCGGTTTTCAAACAGCAAGCAGGTGGCTTGTTACGCGGGACTGACACCAAGGCAGTATCAATCGGGCGACACAGATCGCCAAGGACGAATCAGTCGGCAGGGGAACTCGCTTCTGAGGGCGATGCTTGTCGAAGTCAGTTGGGTCAGCCTGCGTTACAACTC contains:
- a CDS encoding IS110 family RNA-guided transposase, with protein sequence MRILAIDLGKTSSVACVYEVEDATRQFRRFRTTGQALQSLVNDIRPDRMVIEICPMAGWIADLITSMGVEVQVANVSAPAWRWSNTRRKTEGDDALRLAQLSSLNQLPQVAVPAPPTRQWRAMIRYRHQLIQRRTQIRNHIRALFDRQGLALPRRTACWTQAGIAALRTYAKNFEEVDMDELWRGELECELQALSAIEELVSQVEQKLDEIEQQQASCRLLRTIPGVGPRLAEIVAAVLDDPRRFSNSKQVACYAGLTPRQYQSGDTDRQGRISRQGNSLLRAMLVEVSWVSLRYNSWARQIYERVRRGSAGRKKIAIVAVARRLLVRCWAMLRDGTAWNPPLTVGVSV